The following nucleotide sequence is from uncultured Flavobacterium sp..
AAAAATGAGGAGGCACAGTCCTTATAACTACGCATTTGATAATCCTGTATATTTTATCGATGCCGATGGAATGGCGCCGACAGGAGCAAATGCTGACCCTATTATTAGGGATAAGGATGGTAATATCGTTTATGTTTCAAGTGGACAAACAGGAAGTTTTACTCATCCTTCTGGCAGTACTGCAACATTAGAAGTTGGTTACGTTTTTGCCGACGATGGAACACCTATTCAAGTTTTCAATAACAATGGTAGAGGTGATGCGGGTTGGGATACAAATTGTCACGGGACTACGTTTACCGATGGAAAATATTGGCTAAATAATGACCAAGTACCAGCTTTAGTTCAAGGAGATAATTATAAGTCTCAAACAGTTGAAAGCGCAAAAGAAGGTGACAAAGTAGTATTTTTAGGAGAAGGAAACGAAGCAGAGCATTCAATGACAATAACCAAAGCAGATGGTACGGCAAATGGAATGATGGTATATGGTCAAGGAGGGTTGGAAGTAGAAAATCATACTGATAAAGCTACGGAGGCATGGCCAACGGCTAAGGGTGCAGCAATATTGAGAAAAGAGACACCCGACAGAGTAGCAACAGATAGTGAAATAAAAGAATTAGCTAAAACAATACCTGGAAATTAGAGATATGAAATATTTGAAAATACTCGTTTTATGCCCATGGATGATGATGGTTTCATGCGCAACAGTTTCGCATTTAAATTTAGGGTCAAAAGTACAAACACAGAATTCCTCTGACAAAATTTTGATTCCGTCAGGTGCATTAGTACCTGAAAAAAAAGTTTCTATTAAAAACATAAAATATAGCTTAGGTATATCTAATAATGAGGTAATCTATGTTTCAACGTCCGATAAAGCTTTTCAAATTGATGATTCGAGGATTGGTAATATTATAGGTATGAAAGTTATGAATGCGAAATTAATTCCTGGATGGGGATATTACGTGAAATTAGAAAATGATTGGTATGCAGGAATAAATTTTAAAGAAAAAATTACAGCTAATTCTAAGATAGAGTGGTTTTTCAAATATAAGTTTAATGAATCGACTAATGTGTTTAAATAATAAATTCCCCGGCTCTTCGAAGAGTTCCTTATGAAACGCTGTGCGAACGTCTCTGAATTCGGTAGTGTTTCAGATTAAGTGTTTTTTAAAAATAACTATGTAAATAACTGAAAGAGAATATAAAAAAATAATTATAGAGTAGAATAAGAGACGACCCGTTGGTCGTCTCTTTTGTTTTTAGTCTTTTAATAAGCTTTAAAATGTTTTTGCTATACCTTAGTGTTTCAAATTAGGTCATGAAAATAAAATGTAATTCTTGCAATGGTAAATGCATAAAAAATGGATTTCAAGCTAACGGAAACCAGCGTTACAGATGCTGTGTGTGTAAAAAAAGACAGTAGTCTGACTATAAGTATAATGTGTACAAAGGAAACATTAACGATGAAATAATTTTGTTCATAAAAGAAGGTTTAGGAATAAGAAGCACTGCAAGAATATTAAAAATTTCAACTACAACATTATTGAAAAGAATCGTTTCAATTGCAAGAAGTATTAATCAGCCAATTATCAGTAAAGGAAAAACCTATGAAGTTGATGAAATGTGCTCTTATATAAGGAATAAGCGAAATTTTATCTGGCTGTTCTAAATATATTATAAATTACATTACAACCTGTCTATCTTAAAATAAGCTAGTTCTTCTTCATTTCTTCTCAAATTATTCAATCGTTCAAATCCGGCTTTTTGCAGCACATTTTGTGATCCGGTGTTATCGAGATTTGTTATAGCTACAACTTCTTTCGTATTTGTATTTGCAAAACTATATTGAGTTATAGCCTTACATACTTCTGTGGCAATACCTTTTCCCCAATATTCTCTACTAAGTACATACCCAATTTCTATTTGGTTTGTGTTGTGTACAAAAACACGAGCAACACACATTCCTATAAAATTATTATTTGTAGTATCGAATATTGCCCATCGACTAAGATTTTTCTTTTTATAATTTTCAAGCAATTCATTAAACATCTCCACATATCTTTCTGGTGAAGCATTAGGAAGGTATTGTGTAACTTGATTATCTTTAAAAAGATCTAAAAATGTTTGTTGTTCTTGAGATAAAAATTCACGAATAATTATTCTTGGGCTTTGATAAAGAGTAGACATTGATTACATTAATATTAAGGTAAATGATTTAGAAGTTTTTCGTAAAATTAATAACAGAATTTTTCTTTTGTAAATACAGCCCAATTTACAGAAAATAAATAAGTAGAGCAAACTTCCCGCTCTCCAAAATGTTCGATGACTTTGAGTAATTCTTCTAAAGATGTAAAAAGAGATTTTAGAAAATGATAAAAATGTCTAAACAAAAAAAGCTTCAGATTTCTCTGAAGCTTTATCTAGTTGTGAGAACAGACTGAAATCTGTTTTCGTTATGGGGAAATACTTTAAAACTTAGTATTTACTTTTTTAGAACGATCTGCAATGTATGATATAAGCCAGATTGTTTGCCCTTCTTTTACAAAGGATATTTTCTTTGTTGCTAAATTTGGAATGCTTTCCAGACAGCTCACCAATATGTTATTTGCCGAAATAAGATATTGCTGATCGTATGTGCTTAAAACTCTGGCTGCTTCCTTATTGGTTTTGGCAAGGTTAGTAAACTTGACAAAATTATTCTTCAATATTGCATCATAATTAATAACGTCTTCCAGAGTTAAAGAAATATAATGATCTTTAACGTTTTCATTATAATATAAAGTTGCAAAAGCCCAGACTGCTCCGCCTGATAAATACATTTTTTCTTTTTTTAATAAAAGAGGATTTGCGTCAAGCATTTCTTTTATCTTCTTACGCAGAACCGGGTTAAAATCAAAAGATTTTTCCTGATACGTTGACATGTCATTAACTTGTTTTTGATTGGCAACCGTTTTTTTTACTGCATCAGTAAGTGTCATCGTACCAAAATCAAGTTCCAAAGGTATAAACTCTAATTTATTACCTTCAAGTTCATCAATGTAACCACCTCTGGTAGTTTGTGCACCAATATCAAGAAGGAAAGCATTAGCATAATCAACTGGTGGTATAGCGCCCTTAACAAGTATTTTAGGTTCTTCGTTAACATTAAGTATCTCAAGATCTTTGTTTGTAAGAGAAATAAGTTTGTTTTTTAAAACGTCAATGTTACGTGCAGTTGCGAAAACCGGAGAAGCTACCATAAAGATATTTTCTTCGCGAAGTTTAAATTCTTCTCTTATTTTTTTTAATTGGTCAACAATTATGACACTAATTTTGTTGATGTCGTCCTGAGGAACCTCGCCGGTAGCAGTAATATGATCGGCAAGACTAAGTCTCTCATTCGCAAAGTAGAGAATTTCATAATCTGCTTTTCTGATATTATTTACCTCCAGAACAGAAACTTTTATTGCTCTGCGTCCGATTTCAATTCCGGCATAAAGATTTTTTTGAGAAAATGAATTAATGGAAAAAAATAAATTTAAAAGAATGAAAAATAGAATTTGGGATTTGTTTTTTTTAAGCATTGTATTTAATTGTAGTTAGGGGGTATTATTTATTTTTGAATAAAGACTTTAAAGTAGTTGGTTGTGGTATTTATGTGAAAGTCATAATTTTAAATTGAAAATAACGGGTTTCAATACAAGATTGCAAATTTATAAAAACATTCACTAACATAAATGCAGTTATTAATAAAACATGTTATTTAATTATTATGGTAGTGTTTCAATGTTAATACTATATGATTTTAGATTTCTAACGTATTGAAATAGAGTAATAATCAGAAATGATTTAGTTTAAGGATGAGTAATAGAAATCCTTGCTCTCCAAGATGTTTTTATGCAAAACGGTAGAAATGTTTTTGATTTTGTGCGATTTTTTGCTCAATCAAAATTGAAAATCTTTTAAAAGCCTGTTGACATTTATGTTCTGTAAATTATTTTTTAGTTTCAAAATTTGAGCTGCTTATGAAGGTTTTTTCTTCATCGGAAGAAAAAAATTAAGGCAGAGATTAGATTTAGCTCATAAAAAAAGCTCCAGATTTCTCTGAAGCTTTGTCTTGGTAGCCCGTAGCGGAATCGAACCGCTCTTACATGGATGAAAACCATGCGTCCTAACCGATAGACGAACGGGCCTGTTTTGCTATTGCGGGTGCAAAAATGCAATTAATTTTGATATACACCAAAATATTTTTTTGAAAAATATTCTGAAAATATCACATTTAGAAATAATCAATTGTAAATAAATTGGCTTAACTAAGATGTATTTGTTTGATTAATAATTGTTTGTTTTGGATGAAAAAGAGTGATAAATAAGATTTTTTCTTCATTTTATTAGAAATAATAATTTTTAATAATATTAAAAATTATTGTTTTGAAAGAATATTCTTTTGATTTTTTTATTGCATTTTGAAAAGTTCTACCAAAAAGTTTGAAAAATGTCTCTGACTTTGCGCATTTTTTGTTCCTAAAAGCCGTAAATTTCATAAAAGTCCCACTATAAAGAATTCTAATGATAGTTGGAGATTTGTTGATGCTCAAAACGGTGTTGGATATACGAGAGCTGTGATGGAAAAACATTTAAGTCATATAAAATTTTTGAAGTAAAGTAGTTATGGAAGATTTGATTAATAAGATTTTAGGGAATGATTTTGAAATAATAAGGCAAGTTGAATCAGGTGATTCAATATTTATCTTTTTTCATGAAAAAGGATATAGTAATCCTTTTAATGATGAGATGCTAAATTTGGTTTCAGGACGGGGTCCTTTGAAAATTAATAAAAAGACAAGAGAATATGAATTTACGAATGTTTATGATTTCTATTCCGAATATGGAGATAATGAGTTATTTTTTCCAAAGCAAAGTAATATTCCTATCAATTGGGATATAGTAATATCAAATATCAGAAATAGAAAACGTATAAATGTAGATGATTTTATATTATTATTGGAACACAATAATTTGTCTCTTGATTCCTTTGATATTTATAGTATGAAACCTCCTGAAATATATGATATTGAAATAAAAAATGATAGAGCGATTATTTTTCTAGTGGATTTTCTTAATGAAGTAAATGCTAATTATACGATTAAGAACAATAATCATTTTGTGATAAAATTAGATATTGAGAATTAAAAAAAAACAGATCTGCGAAGAGTTTTTATGAAAGATAAATTTGCTAGGAGTGTTGTGCAAACGTCTCTTGACTTCAGCCCTGAAATATAAATATCTTAATAGTTTTAATGCTAAATAAACAAAAAGCTTCAGATTTCTCTGAAGCTTTGTCTTAGTAGCCCTAACAGGACAATTCTTGAATCATTTTATTGATGATTTGAAAAAAATGGGATATTTAGTAAATGATTATTTAAAAAAACAGCTTAACCGCAGTTCTAATTTACATAATCATTTTATGCTTTATTTTTTTTGTTCATTTTTTTCCTTTAATCTTTTCGCATTCTTTAGGCTATTATTAAGCATCCACTCAATCTGACCATTGACACTACGAAATTCATCACTAGCCCATTTTTCAATTGCTTTCATCGTTTCTGAATCAATTCTTAATGCAAATGACTTTTTTTCAGACATCTTTTTATTGATTTAAAGTACCTGTATTTATTACAGGTTTAGTTTCACTATCGCCACAAAGTACGACCATTAAATTACTTACCATTGTTGCTTTTCTATCTTCATCAAATTCTATAATTTCTTTATCTGCTAACAGTTTTAAAGCACTTTCAACCATACCAACAGCACCTTCAACAATTTTATGACGTGCAGCAACAACAGCCG
It contains:
- a CDS encoding RHS repeat-associated core domain-containing protein yields the protein MFQYKDHLGNVCVSYFKNTSGVPEILDETHYYPFGLKHDGYAVLPESNNKYKYNGKELQDELGLGIYDFGARNYDPALGRWMNIDPLAEKMRRHSPYNYAFDNPVYFIDADGMAPTGANADPIIRDKDGNIVYVSSGQTGSFTHPSGSTATLEVGYVFADDGTPIQVFNNNGRGDAGWDTNCHGTTFTDGKYWLNNDQVPALVQGDNYKSQTVESAKEGDKVVFLGEGNEAEHSMTITKADGTANGMMVYGQGGLEVENHTDKATEAWPTAKGAAILRKETPDRVATDSEIKELAKTIPGN
- a CDS encoding GNAT family N-acetyltransferase gives rise to the protein MSTLYQSPRIIIREFLSQEQQTFLDLFKDNQVTQYLPNASPERYVEMFNELLENYKKKNLSRWAIFDTTNNNFIGMCVARVFVHNTNQIEIGYVLSREYWGKGIATEVCKAITQYSFANTNTKEVVAITNLDNTGSQNVLQKAGFERLNNLRRNEEELAYFKIDRL
- a CDS encoding exopolyphosphatase gives rise to the protein MLKKNKSQILFFILLNLFFSINSFSQKNLYAGIEIGRRAIKVSVLEVNNIRKADYEILYFANERLSLADHITATGEVPQDDINKISVIIVDQLKKIREEFKLREENIFMVASPVFATARNIDVLKNKLISLTNKDLEILNVNEEPKILVKGAIPPVDYANAFLLDIGAQTTRGGYIDELEGNKLEFIPLELDFGTMTLTDAVKKTVANQKQVNDMSTYQEKSFDFNPVLRKKIKEMLDANPLLLKKEKMYLSGGAVWAFATLYYNENVKDHYISLTLEDVINYDAILKNNFVKFTNLAKTNKEAARVLSTYDQQYLISANNILVSCLESIPNLATKKISFVKEGQTIWLISYIADRSKKVNTKF
- a CDS encoding Arc family DNA binding domain-containing protein gives rise to the protein MSEKKSFALRIDSETMKAIEKWASDEFRSVNGQIEWMLNNSLKNAKRLKEKNEQKK